One genomic segment of Microbacterium sp. ProA8 includes these proteins:
- a CDS encoding amino-acid N-acetyltransferase translates to MAEFTVRPARTRDVRRIQALLEPFVQRRILLGKDLVVLYEATQQFLVAEDAAGELIGCGALHVMWEDLGEIRTLIVADGWLHHGVGRAIVEALETNARTLGLSRLFCLTFEVDFFTRRGFAPIGEQVVDPDVYSQLIRSPDEGIAEFLDLAHVKPNTLGNTRMMKRL, encoded by the coding sequence GTGGCAGAGTTCACCGTCAGGCCCGCGCGCACGCGCGATGTTCGCCGCATCCAGGCGCTGCTCGAGCCGTTCGTGCAGCGGCGCATCCTGCTCGGCAAGGATCTCGTCGTCCTGTACGAGGCGACGCAGCAGTTCCTGGTCGCCGAGGATGCCGCGGGCGAGCTGATCGGCTGCGGGGCGCTGCACGTGATGTGGGAGGACCTCGGCGAGATCCGCACGCTCATCGTGGCCGACGGCTGGCTGCATCACGGCGTGGGGCGCGCGATCGTCGAGGCGCTCGAGACGAACGCGCGCACGCTGGGACTGTCGCGCCTGTTCTGCCTCACCTTCGAGGTGGACTTCTTCACCCGACGCGGCTTCGCGCCCATCGGCGAGCAGGTGGTCGACCCCGACGTCTACTCCCAGCTCATCCGCTCGCCCGACGAGGGCATCGCGGAGTTCCTCGACCTGGCGCACGTGAAGCCCAACACCCTCGGCAACACCCGCATGATGAAGCGCCTCTGA
- a CDS encoding amino acid permease, whose translation MSQASSAPKPASPASTPDRSSKVAGATYTQAGQDYFQKRTLKRSAGVWGLWGLAVAAVISGDFSGWNFGIDAAGFGGMLIAFAILVVMYYGMIFSIGEMAAAMPHTGGAYSFARSAMGPWGGLVTGAAETIEYVATTAVIVFFSASYANAITSELLGISLDAWVWWVILYAVFIALNAAGANISFKFAIVVSIISIGILVVFSVMALFSSALDWSSLWNIAPDPGWNEFLPHGVLPILFALPFAMWFFLGIEELPLAAEESHNPVRDIPRAGFWARGTLIVTGLLVLFLNTAVIGAEAAGVSAEPLLDGFRAIVGDQLAAVLALFALIGLLASLQGIMFAYGRNMYSLSRAGYYPKFLSLTGKQQTPWVALLVGALIGFVALVVLDVLARLDPDNAGAVAGAIVLNIAVWGAVLAYLMQMIAFVILRRKYPNARRPYRSPWGVAGAIIAAVIAALIFLGFLLNAAFQPAIVAIAIVYVVILVGFAVYFRHRLVLSPEEEYALSGGTHGDPQEEGYDAMETEVFGGKS comes from the coding sequence ATGTCCCAAGCGAGCAGTGCACCCAAGCCGGCGTCCCCGGCATCCACACCCGATCGTTCTTCGAAGGTCGCAGGAGCGACCTATACGCAGGCCGGTCAGGACTACTTCCAGAAGCGCACCCTGAAGCGCTCCGCCGGCGTCTGGGGCCTCTGGGGCCTCGCCGTCGCCGCCGTCATCTCCGGCGACTTCTCGGGATGGAACTTCGGCATCGATGCCGCCGGCTTCGGCGGCATGCTCATCGCCTTCGCCATCCTCGTCGTCATGTACTACGGCATGATCTTCTCGATCGGAGAGATGGCGGCCGCCATGCCGCACACCGGCGGCGCGTATTCGTTCGCGCGATCCGCGATGGGGCCGTGGGGCGGCCTGGTGACCGGAGCGGCCGAGACCATCGAGTACGTCGCAACGACGGCGGTGATCGTGTTCTTCTCGGCCTCGTACGCCAACGCCATCACGTCGGAGCTGCTGGGGATCTCGCTGGACGCGTGGGTGTGGTGGGTGATCCTCTACGCCGTGTTCATCGCGCTCAACGCCGCAGGTGCGAACATCTCGTTCAAGTTCGCGATCGTCGTCTCGATCATCTCCATCGGCATCCTCGTGGTCTTCTCCGTCATGGCCCTCTTCTCGTCGGCGCTCGACTGGAGCTCGCTCTGGAACATCGCCCCCGACCCGGGCTGGAACGAGTTCCTGCCTCACGGCGTGCTGCCGATCCTGTTCGCCCTGCCGTTCGCCATGTGGTTCTTCCTCGGAATCGAGGAGCTTCCCTTGGCCGCCGAGGAGTCCCACAACCCCGTGCGCGACATCCCGCGCGCCGGCTTCTGGGCCCGCGGCACGCTGATCGTCACGGGTCTGCTGGTGCTCTTCCTCAACACCGCCGTCATCGGCGCCGAGGCGGCCGGCGTCTCCGCGGAGCCCCTGCTCGACGGCTTCCGAGCGATCGTCGGCGACCAGCTCGCCGCGGTGCTCGCGCTGTTCGCGCTGATCGGGCTGTTGGCATCACTGCAGGGCATCATGTTCGCCTACGGCCGCAACATGTACTCGCTGTCGCGCGCCGGCTACTACCCGAAGTTCCTCTCGCTCACGGGCAAGCAGCAGACGCCGTGGGTCGCTCTGCTCGTCGGCGCCCTCATCGGCTTCGTCGCGCTGGTCGTGCTCGACGTGCTGGCAAGGCTCGACCCCGACAACGCCGGTGCGGTCGCCGGCGCGATCGTGCTGAACATCGCGGTGTGGGGCGCGGTGCTGGCCTACCTCATGCAGATGATCGCGTTCGTCATCCTCCGCAGGAAGTACCCGAATGCGAGGCGCCCGTACCGGAGCCCGTGGGGCGTCGCGGGCGCCATCATCGCCGCCGTGATCGCGGCGCTCATCTTCCTCGGGTTCCTGCTCAACGCCGCGTTCCAGCCGGCGATCGTCGCGATCGCCATCGTGTACGTCGTGATCCTCGTCGGCTTCGCGGTCTACTTCCGTCACCGCCTGGTGCTCTCCCCGGAGGAGGAGTACGCCCTCTCGGGCGGCACGCACGGCGACCCTCAGGAGGAGGGGTATGACGCGATGGAGACCGAGGTCTTCGGCGGCAAGTCCTAG
- a CDS encoding glutamine synthetase family protein — MPGNLTVEQLNAGIAAGDIDTVVVAFADAQGRLVGKRVSARLFQEEVLPHGAEACNYLLSVDVDMNTVDGYAMSSWETGYGDMMLRPDVATLRRIPWLPGSALVMADLTWENGAPVVQSPRDILNRQRARLADRGLVAFSGTELEFIVFDDTYRDAWAKGYRDLRPSTDYNVDYDLLASGRLEPLLRDIRLSMDGAGLYTEGVKGECNLGQQEIAFRYAEVLETADQHAIYKNGAKAIAEHHGKALTFMAKFNEREGNSCHIHLSVRSASGEPVMAGDGEHGFSPLMEHWIAGVLATLREFTLLFAPNINSYKRFAKGSFAPTGIAWGIDNRTCALRVIGRGPSLRVENRVPGGDVNPYLGIAAIIAGGLHGIEHELPLPDRLEGNAYTSGVDHLPTTLREAAQLFDESAIARTAFGDDMVEHYLNQARIEVEAYDAAVTDWERVRGFERL, encoded by the coding sequence ATGCCGGGCAACCTCACCGTCGAGCAGTTGAACGCCGGGATCGCCGCGGGTGACATCGACACCGTGGTCGTCGCCTTCGCCGACGCGCAGGGGCGTCTGGTCGGCAAGCGCGTCTCGGCACGGCTCTTCCAGGAGGAGGTGCTGCCGCACGGCGCCGAAGCGTGCAACTACCTGCTCTCGGTCGACGTCGACATGAACACCGTGGACGGCTACGCGATGTCGAGCTGGGAGACGGGCTACGGCGACATGATGCTGCGGCCCGACGTGGCCACGCTCCGCCGCATCCCCTGGCTCCCCGGTTCCGCGCTGGTCATGGCCGACCTCACGTGGGAGAACGGCGCGCCCGTCGTGCAGTCGCCCCGCGACATCCTCAACCGCCAGCGCGCCCGTCTCGCCGACCGGGGCCTCGTCGCGTTCTCGGGCACGGAGCTCGAGTTCATCGTCTTCGACGACACGTACCGGGATGCCTGGGCCAAGGGCTACCGGGATCTCAGACCCTCGACCGACTACAACGTCGACTACGACCTCCTCGCCTCCGGCCGTCTCGAACCGCTGCTGCGCGACATCCGTCTGTCGATGGACGGGGCGGGCCTCTACACCGAGGGCGTCAAGGGTGAGTGCAACCTCGGTCAGCAGGAGATCGCGTTCCGCTACGCCGAGGTGCTCGAGACCGCCGACCAGCACGCGATCTACAAGAACGGCGCGAAGGCGATCGCCGAACACCACGGCAAGGCGCTGACGTTCATGGCGAAGTTCAACGAGCGCGAGGGGAACAGCTGCCACATCCATCTGTCGGTGCGGTCGGCGTCCGGCGAGCCCGTGATGGCGGGCGACGGCGAGCACGGCTTCAGCCCCCTCATGGAGCATTGGATCGCCGGCGTCCTCGCCACGCTCCGCGAGTTCACGCTGCTGTTCGCACCCAACATCAATTCGTACAAGCGGTTCGCGAAGGGCTCGTTCGCGCCGACGGGAATCGCGTGGGGCATCGACAACCGCACGTGCGCACTGCGGGTCATCGGCCGGGGCCCATCGCTCCGGGTCGAGAATCGGGTGCCCGGCGGCGACGTCAACCCGTATCTGGGCATCGCGGCGATCATCGCGGGCGGCCTGCACGGCATCGAGCACGAGCTGCCGCTGCCCGACCGGCTCGAGGGCAACGCGTACACGTCCGGCGTGGATCACCTGCCGACCACCCTGCGCGAGGCCGCGCAACTCTTCGACGAGTCGGCCATCGCCCGAACGGCGTTCGGCGACGACATGGTCGAGCACTACCTGAATCAGGCACGCATCGAGGTCGAGGCCTACGACGCGGCCGTGACCGATTGGGAGAGGGTCCGTGGTTTCGAACGGCTCTGA
- a CDS encoding gamma-glutamyl-gamma-aminobutyrate hydrolase family protein produces the protein MGLTTYLEQAKQGVWDVRAAFLPQQYFDCVTASGGIAVLLPPQPEPEAAAAAVLDGLDGLILTGGLDVDPSLYGAQRHPLTDPARPDRDAWELALFRGAEERRMPVLAICRGLQLVNVARGGTLHQHLPDALGTERFRVGGGVFATNEVVVDEGSRLADLVGPGELDVHSYHHQGIDRLGEGLVATAHTDDGLVQAFESEGEGYVLGVQWHPEENREDRRLFAGLVAEASAFRRVSHEPSNGVPA, from the coding sequence ATCGGCCTGACGACCTACCTCGAGCAGGCGAAGCAGGGGGTCTGGGACGTCCGCGCCGCCTTCCTGCCGCAGCAGTACTTCGACTGCGTCACCGCATCGGGCGGCATCGCCGTGCTGCTGCCGCCGCAGCCCGAGCCGGAGGCCGCCGCTGCCGCGGTGCTGGACGGGCTCGACGGGCTGATCCTCACCGGGGGACTCGACGTCGACCCGTCGCTGTACGGTGCGCAGCGGCATCCGCTCACCGACCCGGCGCGTCCCGATCGCGACGCGTGGGAGCTCGCGCTGTTCCGGGGAGCCGAGGAGCGGCGCATGCCGGTGCTCGCGATCTGCCGCGGGCTCCAGCTCGTCAACGTCGCGCGCGGCGGTACCCTGCACCAGCACCTGCCGGACGCGCTCGGCACCGAGCGGTTCCGCGTCGGCGGGGGCGTGTTCGCGACGAACGAGGTCGTCGTCGACGAGGGGTCGCGGCTCGCGGACCTCGTCGGCCCGGGTGAGCTCGACGTGCACAGCTACCACCACCAGGGCATCGACCGGCTGGGCGAGGGGCTCGTCGCCACCGCGCACACCGACGACGGTCTCGTGCAGGCGTTCGAGTCCGAAGGCGAGGGGTACGTCCTCGGCGTGCAGTGGCACCCCGAGGAGAATCGCGAGGACCGGCGGCTGTTCGCCGGCCTCGTGGCCGAGGCATCCGCGTTCCGTCGCGTCTCGCACGAACCGTCGAACGGAGTGCCGGCATGA
- a CDS encoding aldehyde dehydrogenase family protein: MTSTFTLINPATAQPIREIARADVAQTDAAIARAVIAQRAWASLPPVARADALRAFARVVEAHVEELAQLEVRNSGHPIGSARWEASHVAQVLNFYAGAPERLSGEQIPVAGGLDVTFHEPYGVVGIIVPWNFPMTIASWGFAPALAAGNAVVLKPAELTPLTAIRLGELALEAGLPEGLFAVVTGSGSVVGQRFVSHPDVRKVVFTGSTSVGTDVAAGCARELKPVTLELGGKSANIVFADADLEKAAAAAPGAVFDNAGQDCCARSRILVERSVYDRFLELLEPAVQAWRVGDPADEGTDMGPLISASHRSTVAGFLDGANVAFRGSAPEGDGFWFAPTVVLADRADRIAREEVFGPVVAVLPFDDEADAIALANDTAYGLAGSIWTENLGRAVRVSRGVKSGVLSVNSHSSVRYWTPFGGMKASGLGRELGPDAAEHFTETKNVFFATDA, encoded by the coding sequence ATGACGTCGACCTTCACCCTCATCAACCCCGCGACCGCACAGCCGATCCGCGAGATCGCGCGTGCCGACGTGGCGCAGACGGATGCCGCGATCGCGCGGGCGGTGATCGCTCAGCGTGCGTGGGCGTCGCTGCCGCCGGTGGCCCGTGCCGACGCGCTGCGCGCGTTCGCCCGCGTCGTCGAGGCGCACGTCGAGGAGCTCGCCCAGCTCGAGGTGCGCAACTCGGGGCACCCGATCGGGTCGGCCCGGTGGGAGGCGTCGCACGTCGCCCAGGTGCTGAACTTCTACGCCGGCGCGCCGGAGCGCCTCAGCGGTGAGCAGATTCCGGTGGCGGGCGGGCTCGATGTCACGTTCCACGAGCCGTACGGCGTCGTGGGCATCATCGTGCCGTGGAACTTCCCGATGACGATCGCATCGTGGGGGTTCGCGCCGGCGCTCGCCGCGGGCAACGCCGTCGTGCTCAAACCGGCCGAGCTGACACCGCTGACCGCGATCCGGCTCGGCGAACTGGCGCTCGAGGCGGGGCTTCCCGAGGGACTGTTCGCCGTGGTCACCGGGTCGGGCTCCGTCGTCGGGCAGCGGTTCGTGTCGCATCCGGACGTGCGCAAGGTGGTCTTCACCGGCTCGACGTCTGTCGGCACGGATGTCGCGGCCGGGTGCGCGCGCGAGCTCAAGCCCGTCACGCTCGAGCTCGGCGGCAAGAGCGCCAACATCGTCTTCGCCGACGCCGACCTCGAGAAGGCGGCCGCCGCCGCACCGGGCGCCGTGTTCGACAACGCCGGGCAGGACTGCTGCGCGCGCAGCCGCATCCTGGTCGAGCGCTCGGTGTACGACCGGTTCCTCGAGCTGCTCGAGCCGGCCGTGCAGGCGTGGCGCGTCGGCGACCCCGCAGACGAGGGCACCGACATGGGGCCGCTGATCTCGGCATCCCATCGCTCGACCGTCGCGGGATTCCTCGACGGCGCGAACGTCGCCTTCCGCGGCTCGGCGCCCGAGGGAGACGGCTTCTGGTTCGCGCCGACGGTGGTGCTCGCCGACCGCGCCGACCGCATCGCGCGGGAAGAGGTGTTCGGACCGGTCGTCGCGGTGCTGCCGTTCGACGACGAGGCCGACGCGATCGCTCTCGCGAACGACACGGCGTACGGGCTCGCCGGCTCGATCTGGACCGAGAACCTGGGCAGAGCCGTGCGGGTCTCGCGTGGCGTGAAGAGCGGCGTGCTGTCGGTCAACTCGCACTCGTCGGTGCGGTACTGGACGCCGTTCGGCGGCATGAAGGCGTCGGGACTCGGGCGCGAGCTCGGCCCCGACGCGGCAGAGCACTTCACCGAGACCAAGAACGTCTTCTTCGCGACGGATGCCTAG
- a CDS encoding 3-oxoacyl-ACP reductase, with protein MDLTQRLKDRVAIITGGASGIGLATARRFAAEGARVVIADLDPATGEVAADEVDGVFRAVDVADEAQVNAVFDGVAAEFGRIDIAFNNAGISPADDDSIETTELPAWDRVQDVNLKSVYLCSRAALRHMVPAGRGSIINTASFVALLGSATSQISYTASKGGVLAMTRELGVQFARQGIRVNALCPGPVNTPLLQELFAKDPERAQRRLVHVPMGRFAEPEELAAAVAFLASDDASFITATAFVVDGGITNAYVTPL; from the coding sequence ATGGACCTGACCCAGCGACTGAAGGACCGGGTTGCGATCATCACCGGCGGCGCATCCGGGATCGGCCTCGCCACCGCGCGTCGCTTCGCCGCGGAGGGCGCGCGCGTCGTGATCGCCGACCTCGATCCGGCGACCGGCGAGGTCGCGGCCGACGAGGTCGACGGGGTGTTCCGCGCGGTGGATGTCGCCGACGAAGCCCAAGTGAACGCGGTCTTCGACGGCGTCGCCGCGGAGTTCGGCCGCATCGACATCGCGTTCAACAACGCCGGCATCTCTCCGGCCGACGACGACTCGATCGAGACCACCGAGCTGCCGGCGTGGGACCGCGTGCAGGACGTCAATCTCAAGAGCGTGTACCTCTGCTCGCGGGCGGCGCTGCGGCACATGGTGCCGGCGGGCAGGGGCTCGATCATCAACACGGCGTCGTTCGTGGCGCTGCTCGGCTCGGCGACCTCGCAGATCTCGTACACGGCGTCGAAGGGCGGCGTGCTCGCCATGACGCGCGAGCTCGGCGTGCAGTTCGCGCGGCAGGGCATCCGCGTGAACGCGCTGTGCCCGGGCCCCGTGAACACCCCGCTGCTGCAGGAGCTCTTCGCGAAGGACCCCGAGCGCGCGCAGCGCCGACTCGTCCACGTGCCGATGGGGCGCTTCGCCGAGCCCGAGGAACTGGCCGCCGCCGTCGCGTTCCTCGCCTCGGACGACGCGTCGTTCATCACTGCGACGGCGTTCGTCGTCGACGGCGGCATCACCAACGCGTACGTCACCCCACTGTGA
- a CDS encoding GntR family transcriptional regulator, with protein sequence MSDAPLHEVRRAVYRPVREGNALEDTVARLVQTIRLGVVAPGESLPSERELAVLYAVSRDTVREAIRELADTGYLVRRRGRYGGTFVADPLPQPPHPRDVTPAELEDVLGLRRVLEAGAARAAAARSLDAAARDELWARYEVVAEASTSDYRRLDTLLHLSIAELAGIPSLVALAAENRARVNEWLDTFPLLPRNIEHSNAQHERIVSAILAGRPDAAEAAILEHLAGSEALLRGFLA encoded by the coding sequence ATGAGCGACGCGCCGCTGCACGAGGTGCGCAGGGCCGTGTACCGGCCGGTGCGCGAGGGCAACGCGCTCGAAGACACCGTCGCCCGTCTGGTGCAGACGATCCGGCTCGGCGTCGTCGCGCCGGGGGAGTCGCTGCCGTCGGAGCGAGAGCTCGCCGTGCTGTACGCCGTGAGCCGCGACACCGTGCGCGAGGCGATCCGTGAGCTCGCCGACACCGGCTACCTCGTGCGTCGGCGCGGCCGCTACGGCGGCACGTTCGTCGCCGACCCCCTGCCGCAGCCCCCGCATCCCCGCGATGTCACGCCCGCCGAGCTCGAAGACGTGCTGGGACTCCGCCGCGTGCTCGAGGCGGGCGCCGCCCGAGCGGCCGCGGCCCGCAGCCTCGACGCCGCAGCGCGCGACGAGCTCTGGGCGCGGTACGAGGTCGTCGCCGAGGCATCCACGTCCGACTATCGCCGCCTCGACACGCTGCTGCACCTGTCGATCGCCGAGCTCGCCGGCATCCCGTCGCTCGTCGCGCTCGCCGCCGAGAACCGGGCGCGCGTCAACGAGTGGCTCGACACCTTCCCGCTGCTGCCGCGCAACATCGAGCACTCCAACGCGCAGCACGAGCGCATCGTGTCGGCCATCCTCGCGGGACGACCGGATGCCGCCGAAGCGGCGATCCTCGAACACCTCGCCGGCTCGGAGGCGCTGCTGCGCGGGTTCCTTGCCTGA
- a CDS encoding dehydrogenase, whose amino-acid sequence MAGKKRANKPKEPLEFRNTQLADALQTQDMAAVAFALRHGPTIAPLMRAGDRDNPLDVGEVWTYRDPKTGDIALLLFSDAAHKPASLPPGVALQSPAWLRAFLGAHEDEITTVFFDIAGPHPLQASPTDLIAALDA is encoded by the coding sequence GTGGCAGGCAAGAAGCGCGCGAACAAGCCGAAGGAACCGCTGGAGTTCCGCAACACGCAGCTCGCCGACGCGCTGCAGACACAGGACATGGCGGCGGTCGCCTTTGCGCTGCGTCATGGTCCGACGATCGCGCCGCTGATGCGCGCCGGCGATCGCGACAACCCGCTCGATGTCGGTGAGGTGTGGACCTACCGCGATCCCAAGACGGGCGACATCGCGCTGCTGCTGTTCAGCGACGCCGCCCACAAGCCGGCGTCGCTGCCCCCCGGCGTCGCGCTGCAGTCGCCGGCGTGGCTGCGCGCCTTCCTCGGGGCGCACGAGGACGAGATCACCACGGTCTTCTTCGATATCGCCGGCCCGCACCCGCTGCAGGCATCCCCCACCGACCTCATCGCCGCCCTCGACGCCTGA
- the radA gene encoding DNA repair protein RadA: MPAARRPTQTAPYRCTECGWTTLKWVGRCGECQQWGTVVEAAEQTGILRSITPVSPGAGRAAQPITRIDTSDAPRRTSGVGEFDRVLGGGLVPGAAILLSGEPGVGKSTLLLEVAARSAKAGRRVLYASAEESTAQVRLRAERTGALHDELYLASETDLATILGHVDEVAPDLLIVDSVQTVSSALSEGMAGHPSQVREVAATLIRVAKDRGLPTIIVGHVTKDGSIAGPRILEHLVDVVCQFEGDRQTSLRFVRALKNRFGPTDEVGCFDMTGAGIAEVPDPSALFLGHGSTEPGTCVSIALEGRRALPVEVQALTIDSKSGNPRRIVNGVDAARVATVLAVLEKRMKIKTSDQDVYVSTVGGVRFAEPAADLAIALAVASAVEGWTIPRHIAAVGELSLAGEVRPVTQATQRRSEGARLGYRDVIDHRSGSLGGAVSDVRARSKGRPGEDIPEF; encoded by the coding sequence ATGCCCGCTGCCAGACGCCCGACGCAGACCGCGCCCTACCGGTGCACCGAGTGCGGCTGGACCACCCTCAAGTGGGTCGGGCGCTGCGGCGAGTGCCAGCAGTGGGGAACGGTGGTCGAGGCCGCGGAGCAGACCGGCATCCTGCGTTCGATCACGCCGGTCTCCCCCGGCGCGGGGCGGGCGGCGCAGCCGATCACCCGCATCGACACGTCCGATGCACCTCGACGCACGAGCGGCGTCGGCGAGTTCGACCGGGTTCTCGGCGGAGGGCTCGTGCCGGGCGCCGCGATCCTGCTCTCGGGCGAACCCGGCGTCGGAAAGTCCACGCTGCTGCTCGAAGTGGCGGCCCGCTCCGCCAAGGCGGGGCGTCGGGTGCTGTACGCGAGCGCCGAGGAGTCGACGGCACAGGTGCGGCTGCGGGCCGAGCGCACCGGGGCCCTGCATGACGAGCTGTATCTCGCGAGCGAGACCGATCTGGCGACGATCCTCGGCCACGTCGACGAGGTGGCGCCCGACCTGCTCATCGTCGACTCGGTGCAGACGGTGTCGTCGGCGCTCTCCGAGGGCATGGCGGGGCATCCGTCACAGGTGCGCGAGGTCGCGGCGACGCTCATCCGCGTCGCGAAGGACCGCGGGCTGCCGACCATCATCGTCGGCCACGTCACGAAGGACGGCTCCATCGCCGGGCCGCGCATCCTGGAGCACCTGGTGGACGTGGTGTGCCAGTTCGAGGGCGACCGGCAGACCTCCCTGCGATTCGTCCGCGCCCTCAAGAACCGCTTCGGCCCGACCGACGAGGTCGGATGCTTCGACATGACCGGCGCCGGGATCGCCGAGGTGCCCGATCCGAGCGCCCTCTTCCTGGGGCACGGCAGCACCGAACCGGGCACCTGCGTGTCGATCGCGCTCGAGGGGCGCCGCGCGCTCCCGGTCGAGGTGCAGGCGCTCACGATCGACAGCAAGTCGGGCAACCCGCGGCGCATCGTGAACGGTGTCGATGCCGCCCGCGTGGCGACCGTGCTGGCGGTGCTCGAGAAGCGGATGAAGATCAAGACCTCGGATCAAGACGTGTACGTCTCGACGGTCGGCGGGGTGAGATTCGCCGAACCGGCGGCCGACCTCGCCATCGCGCTCGCCGTGGCCAGCGCGGTCGAGGGATGGACGATTCCCCGTCACATCGCTGCGGTCGGCGAACTGAGCCTGGCCGGCGAGGTGCGGCCCGTCACCCAGGCGACGCAGCGGCGCAGCGAAGGCGCGCGTCTCGGGTATCGAGACGTCATCGACCACCGCTCGGGGTCGCTGGGCGGCGCCGTCAGCGACGTGCGAGCCCGGTCCAAGGGCCGGCCAGGGGAAGACATCCCCGAGTTCTGA
- a CDS encoding L-lactate dehydrogenase: MAVIENSKVTIVGAGSVGSSAAYAALIRGSARHVALYDIATAKVEAEVLDLAHGTQFTGTSDIIGGSDLSVVEGSHVVVITAGAKQNPGQTRIELAGVNAGIMKKMMPQLLSVAPDAIYVIVTNPCDVLTVLAQEDTELPYERIFASGTVLDTSRLRWKLAERAGVSTSSVHAYIVGEHGDTEFPLWSKATIGTVPILEWVTPHGDRLTVEELDQIAIDVRDAAYKVIQGKGATNYAIGLSSARIIEAILNDERAVMPVSTVLREFHGVDGVALSVPSVVSAAGAVPIRETRFAPNELELFHASADALKQVADSLRG, from the coding sequence ATGGCCGTCATCGAGAACTCGAAAGTCACCATCGTCGGAGCGGGCAGCGTCGGCTCGAGCGCCGCGTACGCCGCGCTGATCCGCGGGTCCGCCCGCCACGTGGCGCTGTACGACATCGCGACCGCCAAGGTCGAGGCCGAGGTGCTCGATCTCGCGCACGGCACGCAGTTCACCGGCACGAGCGACATCATCGGCGGCAGCGACCTGTCGGTGGTCGAAGGCTCGCACGTCGTCGTCATCACCGCCGGCGCCAAGCAGAATCCCGGCCAGACGCGCATCGAGCTGGCCGGCGTCAACGCCGGGATCATGAAGAAGATGATGCCGCAGCTGCTCAGTGTCGCTCCGGACGCCATCTATGTCATCGTGACGAACCCCTGCGACGTGCTGACCGTGCTCGCGCAGGAAGACACCGAGCTGCCTTACGAGCGCATCTTCGCGTCGGGGACCGTGCTCGACACCAGCCGCCTGCGCTGGAAGCTCGCCGAGCGCGCCGGGGTGTCGACGTCCAGCGTGCACGCCTACATCGTCGGCGAGCACGGCGACACGGAGTTTCCGCTGTGGTCGAAGGCCACGATCGGCACGGTCCCGATCCTCGAGTGGGTGACGCCCCACGGTGATCGGCTGACGGTCGAGGAGCTCGATCAGATCGCCATCGACGTGCGGGACGCCGCCTACAAGGTGATCCAGGGCAAGGGGGCGACGAACTACGCGATCGGCCTGTCGAGCGCCCGCATCATCGAGGCGATCCTCAACGACGAGCGTGCCGTCATGCCCGTGTCGACGGTGCTGCGCGAATTCCACGGCGTCGACGGCGTGGCGCTGTCCGTCCCGTCCGTCGTGAGCGCCGCCGGCGCGGTGCCCATCCGTGAGACCCGGTTCGCGCCGAACGAGCTCGAGCTGTTCCACGCCTCGGCCGACGCGCTGAAGCAGGTCGCCGACTCGCTGCGCGGCTGA